A single Vulcanisaeta distributa DSM 14429 DNA region contains:
- the ribC gene encoding riboflavin synthase gives MTLRVGIVDTTFARVDMARYAIEELRNNDPSVVIERITVPGFKNTPWAAKQLINRGVDAVMVFGWIGPSLTDKITYAVASMGLIMLQIEYDKPIIDVTVHEDEARDERELFDIAVDRSRKHARNLILMLRGELTKWAGMGLRQGRPDVGPIIR, from the coding sequence GTTGGTATTGTAGATACTACCTTTGCTAGGGTTGATATGGCAAGGTACGCAATTGAGGAGTTGAGGAATAATGACCCATCCGTAGTGATAGAGAGAATAACAGTGCCAGGCTTTAAGAATACTCCCTGGGCCGCCAAGCAACTCATTAATAGGGGTGTTGATGCGGTCATGGTGTTTGGTTGGATTGGACCGAGCCTAACGGATAAGATAACCTATGCCGTGGCTTCCATGGGCCTCATAATGCTTCAGATTGAGTATGATAAGCCGATAATTGACGTGACGGTTCACGAGGACGAGGCACGTGATGAGAGGGAATTATTTGATATAGCCGTTGACAGGTCTAGGAAGCACGCTAGAAACCTCATACTGATGCTCAGGGGCGAGTTGACGAAGTGGGCTGGCATGGGCCTTAGGCAGGGTCGTCCAGACGTTGGGCCAATCATTAGGTAA